One Edaphobacter flagellatus genomic region harbors:
- the purL gene encoding phosphoribosylformylglycinamidine synthase subunit PurL, giving the protein MSKLPAEQPVTTHISAIPAPVTITPELLKTHSITPDEYKRIEAALGRTPSLTELGIFSVMWSEHCSYKSSRVHLKRLPTKGDRTSGPGSVVQGPGENAGIIDVGDGWACAFKIESHNHPSYIEPYQGAATGVGGILRDIFTMNARPLAVMDSLRFGPLDESEPDEALRAKNHQVVTGVVHGIAGYGNCFGVPNLGGETRFEPCYSGNPLVNAFALGLVKKDEIFYAKAVGVGNPVIYVGAKTGRDGIHGATMASEEFTEGSEQKRPNVQMGDPFMEKLLLEACLEAMATGAVLGIQDMGAAGLTCSTCEMGARGGLGLTVELDRVPQRETGMTSYEIMLSESQERMLLVADKNRAVEVLDVFSKWGLDASIVGEVTAEPRMRITQGGILMADIPNESLTDDAPVYHRPVGTWKAPVPLDPPAHILEELKKPRDYTADLKKLLASANICDKRWVYEQYDSMVQTNTVQGPGGEAGVMRIKGTGTKGTSLSVTEDREQKHAPRERGLAMALAGNGRWCYLDPKLGAMHAVAEAARKVACTGATPVSATNCLNFGNPEKPEIMAQLSAAIDGIAEACTALGTPITGGNVSLYNETKGVGIYPTPVVGIVGIIDDVTKAVPSGFQSVGEAVLLLGETSGPFDGVTQLGSSAFAKVVLNEIWGAPPQLWIESESKLNRLLNKLSAEQLVTSASDVSDGGLAVTLAKAATQHGIGVQASTFRHADAPTACSFFSESASRVVVTCSKANVEKIIKMAKSLKVGFVFELGETAEGIFHLDNGTTTLKSPSHDGLDRDADISCSVRELQAAYSGALEAQIAEELVTA; this is encoded by the coding sequence ATGTCCAAATTGCCAGCCGAACAGCCCGTTACGACCCATATCTCTGCGATCCCGGCCCCTGTAACCATCACTCCGGAGCTGCTGAAGACCCACAGCATCACTCCCGACGAGTACAAGCGTATCGAAGCGGCCCTGGGCCGTACCCCCAGCCTGACTGAGCTGGGGATTTTTTCGGTCATGTGGTCGGAGCACTGCTCCTATAAATCTTCGCGCGTGCACCTGAAGCGCCTGCCCACCAAGGGCGACCGCACCTCCGGCCCCGGCTCCGTCGTGCAGGGCCCCGGCGAGAACGCGGGCATCATCGACGTCGGCGACGGCTGGGCCTGCGCCTTCAAGATCGAGTCGCACAACCACCCCAGCTACATCGAGCCGTATCAGGGCGCGGCCACCGGCGTCGGCGGCATCCTGCGCGACATCTTCACCATGAACGCCCGCCCGCTGGCTGTGATGGACTCGCTCCGTTTCGGCCCGCTCGATGAATCGGAGCCGGACGAGGCACTGCGTGCGAAGAATCACCAGGTCGTCACCGGCGTCGTGCACGGCATCGCGGGCTACGGCAACTGCTTCGGCGTGCCCAACCTCGGCGGCGAGACACGCTTCGAGCCCTGCTACTCCGGCAATCCGCTGGTCAACGCCTTCGCGCTCGGCCTCGTAAAAAAGGACGAGATCTTTTACGCCAAGGCCGTCGGCGTCGGCAACCCGGTGATCTACGTCGGTGCGAAGACGGGCCGCGACGGCATCCACGGCGCGACGATGGCCAGCGAAGAGTTCACCGAGGGTTCGGAGCAGAAGCGCCCCAACGTGCAGATGGGCGATCCCTTCATGGAGAAGCTGCTGCTCGAGGCCTGCCTCGAAGCGATGGCCACCGGCGCTGTGCTCGGCATTCAGGACATGGGCGCGGCGGGCCTCACCTGCTCCACCTGCGAGATGGGCGCGCGCGGCGGCCTCGGCCTCACCGTCGAGCTCGACCGTGTACCGCAGCGCGAGACCGGCATGACCAGCTACGAGATCATGCTCTCCGAATCGCAGGAGAGGATGCTGCTGGTCGCCGACAAGAACCGCGCTGTTGAAGTGCTCGACGTCTTCTCGAAGTGGGGCCTCGACGCCTCCATCGTCGGCGAGGTCACCGCCGAGCCGCGCATGCGCATCACGCAGGGCGGCATCCTGATGGCCGACATCCCCAACGAGTCGTTGACCGACGACGCGCCCGTCTATCACCGGCCTGTCGGCACATGGAAGGCTCCCGTCCCGCTCGATCCTCCGGCGCACATCCTCGAAGAGCTCAAAAAGCCACGCGACTATACCGCGGACCTCAAGAAGCTGCTGGCCTCGGCGAACATCTGCGACAAGCGCTGGGTGTACGAACAGTACGACAGCATGGTTCAAACGAACACCGTGCAGGGTCCCGGCGGCGAGGCCGGCGTCATGCGCATCAAGGGCACCGGCACGAAGGGCACGTCACTCTCCGTGACCGAAGATCGCGAGCAGAAGCACGCTCCACGCGAGCGCGGTCTCGCTATGGCGCTCGCAGGCAACGGACGCTGGTGTTATCTCGACCCGAAACTGGGCGCGATGCACGCCGTAGCCGAGGCCGCCCGCAAGGTCGCCTGTACCGGCGCAACTCCCGTCTCCGCCACCAACTGTTTGAACTTCGGCAACCCCGAAAAGCCGGAGATCATGGCGCAGTTGTCGGCGGCGATCGATGGAATCGCCGAGGCTTGTACAGCGTTGGGGACACCGATTACAGGTGGCAATGTTTCTCTCTACAACGAGACGAAGGGCGTTGGGATTTATCCGACTCCAGTGGTTGGGATCGTCGGCATCATCGATGATGTGACGAAGGCTGTGCCGAGTGGATTCCAGTCTGTAGGCGAAGCCGTTCTCCTTCTGGGTGAGACATCAGGTCCGTTCGATGGAGTTACTCAGCTTGGCTCCAGCGCATTCGCGAAGGTCGTGCTCAACGAGATATGGGGAGCTCCACCGCAATTATGGATCGAGAGTGAATCGAAGCTGAATCGCTTGCTTAACAAACTAAGTGCCGAACAGCTCGTCACCTCTGCGTCCGATGTTTCGGACGGTGGGTTAGCTGTGACTCTCGCTAAGGCAGCAACACAGCACGGTATCGGAGTGCAGGCGTCTACGTTCAGGCATGCAGACGCTCCCACAGCGTGCAGCTTCTTCAGCGAATCCGCGTCACGAGTTGTGGTCACGTGTTCGAAAGCAAACGTCGAAAAGATCATAAAGATGGCAAAAAGCCTTAAAGTTGGCTTCGTTTTTGAACTCGGCGAGACCGCCGAAGGTATCTTTCATCTCGACAATGGGACTACAACTCTTAAATCGCCCTCCCACGATGGGCTGGATCGGGATGCAGATATTAGCTGCTCTGTGCGAGAACTTCAGGCTGCTTACTCAGGCGCCCTTGAAGCGCAGATTGCAGAAGAGTTGGTGACGGCATGA
- a CDS encoding DUF6644 family protein gives MPLLQHICQLLYDSRIGTAIRESDNAFPIIESVHVLGIVLLIGTIALLDLRMLGLVLRRIPVTRIARSVFPLTWSGFVVMFVSGFLLFWAEAAKNYTNPAFRIKLILLALVGLNPLIFHTTVYRRVHEWETYAVSPWRARAAAIASLTLWSGIIIAGRLIAYF, from the coding sequence ATGCCTCTGCTTCAACACATCTGCCAGTTACTGTACGACTCGCGCATCGGCACGGCCATTCGCGAGTCTGACAATGCTTTTCCCATCATCGAGTCGGTGCACGTTCTGGGCATCGTTCTGTTGATTGGCACGATTGCTCTGCTCGATCTCCGTATGCTTGGACTTGTGCTGCGACGCATTCCTGTGACGCGCATCGCACGTAGCGTTTTTCCGCTGACATGGTCGGGTTTTGTGGTGATGTTTGTTAGCGGATTTCTACTCTTCTGGGCTGAAGCAGCGAAGAACTATACGAACCCCGCCTTTCGCATCAAGCTCATCCTGCTCGCGCTGGTCGGGCTAAATCCGCTAATCTTTCACACCACCGTCTACCGCCGCGTGCATGAGTGGGAGACGTACGCTGTCTCTCCCTGGCGAGCGCGGGCGGCTGCCATCGCCTCGCTCACGCTGTGGAGCGGCATCATCATCGCAGGCCGTCTCATTGCGTATTTCTAA
- a CDS encoding NAD-dependent epimerase/dehydratase family protein has product MNPSKNILVTGGSGFFGGVLKRRLLAEGHPVTNIDLVADTDTHPALTSIQGDIRNAALLDSIFTKGSFSAVQHCAALLAHDTVNDNDLWTSNVDGTRNLAEACRTHDVRQLIFTSTNCLWASNLGHEVREDEPPNPVELYGRSKLAAEQALKPYEVDLNIITIRCPTIIDSGRLGLLAILFEFIDDGKKVWVVGTGGNRYQFIYAQDLATACIQAMEYPHSDLFHIGSENVCSLREVYEAVIRDAGTKARVAQLPKAPTIAAMKLAHKLGISPLGPYHYRMIAEDFIFDTTRIRERLGWRPTVTNQQMMTEAYRYYSSQRKQIHARKDVSAHSKPAEMGVIRLLKWLS; this is encoded by the coding sequence ATGAATCCATCAAAGAACATCCTCGTTACCGGCGGCTCCGGCTTCTTCGGCGGCGTGCTGAAGCGGCGTCTGCTGGCCGAGGGCCACCCTGTCACCAATATCGATCTGGTCGCCGACACGGACACGCACCCCGCGCTTACCAGCATCCAGGGCGATATACGTAACGCTGCGCTGCTCGATTCCATCTTCACGAAGGGCAGCTTCAGCGCGGTCCAGCACTGCGCTGCGCTGCTGGCGCACGACACAGTCAACGACAACGACCTGTGGACCTCGAACGTCGATGGCACACGCAACCTTGCCGAGGCATGCCGCACGCATGACGTTCGCCAGCTGATCTTTACCTCGACGAACTGCCTGTGGGCGTCGAATCTGGGTCATGAGGTACGCGAAGATGAGCCGCCGAATCCGGTTGAGCTCTATGGACGCTCGAAGCTGGCTGCCGAGCAGGCGCTGAAGCCTTACGAGGTAGACCTGAATATCATCACCATCCGCTGCCCGACCATCATCGACTCCGGCCGGCTCGGCCTGCTCGCCATCCTCTTCGAGTTCATCGACGACGGCAAAAAAGTGTGGGTCGTCGGCACAGGCGGCAATCGCTACCAGTTCATCTATGCGCAGGATCTGGCTACAGCCTGCATCCAGGCGATGGAGTATCCGCACTCGGACCTCTTTCACATCGGGTCGGAGAACGTCTGCTCGCTGCGCGAGGTTTATGAAGCTGTCATTCGCGACGCAGGCACGAAGGCGCGCGTGGCGCAGCTGCCGAAAGCTCCCACCATCGCCGCGATGAAACTTGCGCACAAGCTTGGCATCTCGCCGCTGGGGCCGTATCACTATCGCATGATTGCCGAAGACTTCATCTTCGATACGACGCGCATCCGCGAACGGCTGGGCTGGCGGCCCACCGTCACCAACCAGCAGATGATGACCGAGGCCTACCGCTACTATTCCTCGCAACGAAAGCAGATTCACGCGCGCAAAGACGTCTCCGCACACTCGAAACCCGCGGAGATGGGCGTGATCCGGCTGCTGAAGTGGCTCTCTTAG
- a CDS encoding sugar phosphate isomerase/epimerase family protein, producing the protein MTTRREFLRLSAAAAAAGCTLRVPSALGATRNSIAYGVQLYMVRKEAPQDLAGVLKHIRQIGFTQVELYPIAYTHPAAELRKMVEDAGLGHDSAHFDYDSIPEKIGYAKELGLKYMVCSILPQKYWGTPGGFKAAAYNLNQWGKLVDNADMKLVFHNHNYEFKRLPDGETGFDVLMKNTDNDLVKLEFDLYWLTQAGQDPAAMMKKYKARLVMIHLKDRVAGSPVNYAPSDEQHIIELGQGSIDWKPLISQARAQGVKLALLDQDDTKLPVFESMKIDFDYLNGLKLS; encoded by the coding sequence ATGACGACACGCCGTGAGTTTCTTCGCCTCTCCGCCGCAGCCGCTGCCGCAGGTTGCACGCTTCGTGTACCCAGCGCATTGGGCGCCACGCGCAACTCTATCGCCTATGGCGTACAGCTCTACATGGTGCGCAAAGAGGCGCCTCAGGACCTCGCGGGTGTACTGAAGCACATCCGCCAGATCGGCTTCACGCAGGTGGAGCTCTATCCCATCGCCTACACGCATCCAGCTGCCGAGCTGCGCAAAATGGTCGAGGATGCCGGCCTCGGTCACGACTCCGCTCACTTCGACTACGACAGCATTCCGGAGAAGATCGGCTACGCCAAGGAGCTTGGACTCAAATACATGGTGTGCAGCATTCTGCCGCAGAAATACTGGGGCACGCCGGGTGGCTTCAAGGCCGCTGCCTACAACCTGAACCAGTGGGGCAAGCTGGTGGACAACGCCGACATGAAGCTCGTCTTTCATAACCACAACTACGAGTTCAAGCGGCTGCCCGATGGCGAGACCGGCTTCGACGTGCTGATGAAGAATACGGACAATGACCTGGTGAAGCTCGAGTTCGACCTCTACTGGCTGACGCAGGCAGGCCAGGACCCTGCGGCCATGATGAAGAAGTACAAAGCCCGCCTAGTGATGATCCACCTGAAGGATCGCGTCGCCGGCTCGCCGGTCAACTACGCGCCGAGCGACGAACAGCACATCATCGAACTGGGCCAGGGCTCGATCGACTGGAAGCCGCTGATCTCGCAGGCCCGCGCACAGGGCGTGAAGCTGGCGCTGCTGGATCAGGACGATACGAAGCTGCCGGTCTTCGAAAGCATGAAGATCGACTTCGACTATCTGAACGGGTTGAAGCTGAGCTAA
- a CDS encoding DUF5996 family protein — protein sequence MSDAAEDKIVWPELPWSAWSKTAETLHMWTQVVGKTRLALTPLQNHWWNVALRVTARGLGTPSMAYGDDVLDIEFDFIDHVLHMRCGTGRNESLELKPRSVADFYREYMRRLDALGVRVKIWTLPCEVADPIRFDQDTQHNAYDAEYAHRFWQVLAGTQKVFRAWTTDFLGKVSPINFYWGSFDLAMTRFSGRAAPPRPGADSIQREAYSHEVISAGFWPGNGGYGAASFYCYAAPVPEGLAEKIVSPAVAKWDKTLGEFIFRYDDMRVQPSPESALLEFMESAYAAAADAAKWDRAALDRH from the coding sequence ATGAGCGATGCTGCCGAAGACAAGATCGTATGGCCTGAGCTACCGTGGAGCGCGTGGTCGAAGACCGCCGAAACGCTGCATATGTGGACGCAGGTCGTTGGCAAGACCCGCCTGGCGCTTACGCCGCTGCAGAATCACTGGTGGAACGTGGCCCTGCGGGTGACGGCACGCGGTCTCGGCACGCCGTCGATGGCTTACGGCGACGATGTGCTCGACATCGAGTTCGACTTTATCGACCACGTGCTGCACATGCGCTGCGGCACGGGCAGGAACGAATCGCTGGAGCTGAAGCCGCGCTCCGTGGCCGACTTCTACCGCGAGTACATGCGCCGTCTCGATGCACTTGGCGTCCGGGTAAAGATCTGGACGCTCCCTTGCGAAGTGGCCGATCCCATCCGCTTCGATCAGGACACCCAACACAATGCCTATGATGCTGAGTACGCGCACCGCTTCTGGCAGGTGCTGGCCGGTACGCAGAAGGTGTTTCGGGCATGGACGACGGATTTTCTCGGCAAGGTCAGCCCGATTAACTTCTACTGGGGCTCCTTCGATCTGGCGATGACGCGCTTTTCAGGCCGCGCGGCGCCTCCCCGTCCCGGCGCCGACTCCATTCAGCGCGAAGCCTACTCGCACGAGGTGATCTCCGCCGGTTTCTGGCCCGGCAACGGAGGATACGGCGCGGCCTCGTTCTACTGCTATGCCGCTCCCGTGCCCGAGGGTCTTGCCGAAAAAATTGTCTCCCCCGCAGTGGCAAAGTGGGATAAGACCTTGGGAGAGTTCATCTTCAGGTACGACGATATGCGCGTACAGCCCTCGCCGGAAAGCGCTCTGCTGGAGTTTATGGAGAGCGCTTATGCAGCGGCCGCCGATGCGGCCAAGTGGGATCGGGCGGCCCTGGACCGGCATTAG
- the purF gene encoding amidophosphoribosyltransferase, with amino-acid sequence MIDDMQDDATPFDKLREECGVMAVYNHAEAARMTYWGLYSLQHRGQESAGIATADGQNVNDMKGMGLVSEIFTDDVLQKLPGHIAIGHTRYSTTGDSALLNAQPISVESTRGLIAIAHNGNLVNLGNSKERLERDGAVFQTTSDSEIIIQLIAHSKASTLVDCIADSLSQVEGAFSIVMMTRNRIFAARDPHGLRPLSMGRIKGENGAPDTFVFASETCAFDLLHAKYERDVEPGELVMVSEDGVTSRHFAKTAVPKASCVFEHVYFARPDSRIFGRWVQKSRDEMGRQLARESGVPADLVVPVPDSGVTAALGYAAESGIPFNFGLIRNHYVGRTFIQPEQRVRDFGVRMKLNPVRSLLEGKRVILIDDSIIRGTTSRKIVRMVRAAGAKEVHMRISCPPTISPCFYGVDTPSKKDLIAANKSIEEICKFIEADSLAYLSLVGLTHSCTEGEPVDGLSPGDFCTACYTGDYPTQWVDVSEILPATTAV; translated from the coding sequence ATGATCGACGATATGCAGGACGATGCCACCCCCTTCGACAAGCTGCGCGAAGAGTGCGGCGTGATGGCTGTCTACAACCATGCTGAAGCCGCGCGCATGACCTACTGGGGCCTCTACTCTCTGCAGCATCGTGGGCAGGAGTCGGCGGGCATCGCGACTGCCGACGGCCAGAACGTGAACGACATGAAGGGCATGGGCCTGGTCTCGGAGATCTTTACCGACGACGTGCTGCAGAAGCTGCCCGGCCATATAGCCATCGGGCACACGCGCTACTCGACGACGGGTGACTCTGCGTTGCTGAATGCGCAGCCCATCTCGGTCGAATCGACACGTGGCCTCATCGCCATCGCGCACAACGGCAACCTCGTCAATCTCGGCAACTCCAAAGAGCGCCTCGAGCGGGACGGCGCGGTCTTCCAGACGACGTCCGACTCCGAGATCATCATTCAGCTCATCGCGCACTCGAAGGCCTCGACGCTGGTCGACTGCATCGCCGACTCGCTCTCGCAGGTCGAGGGAGCCTTCTCCATCGTGATGATGACGCGGAACCGCATCTTCGCCGCACGCGATCCGCACGGCCTGCGCCCGCTCTCGATGGGCCGCATCAAGGGCGAGAACGGCGCGCCCGACACCTTCGTCTTTGCGTCGGAGACCTGTGCCTTCGATCTGCTGCATGCCAAGTACGAACGCGACGTCGAGCCCGGCGAACTGGTCATGGTCTCGGAAGACGGCGTCACCTCGCGCCACTTCGCGAAAACTGCCGTGCCTAAAGCAAGCTGCGTCTTCGAGCACGTCTACTTCGCGCGGCCCGACTCACGCATCTTCGGTCGCTGGGTGCAGAAGAGCCGTGATGAGATGGGACGCCAGCTTGCACGCGAATCCGGCGTTCCCGCCGACCTCGTCGTTCCGGTGCCGGACTCCGGCGTTACCGCCGCGCTTGGCTACGCTGCCGAATCGGGCATTCCGTTCAACTTCGGCCTCATCCGCAACCACTATGTAGGTCGCACCTTCATCCAGCCCGAGCAACGCGTGCGCGACTTCGGCGTGCGCATGAAGTTGAACCCCGTACGCTCTCTGCTGGAAGGCAAGCGCGTCATCCTGATCGACGACTCCATTATTCGCGGAACCACTTCGCGCAAGATCGTGCGCATGGTGCGCGCTGCGGGAGCCAAAGAGGTGCACATGCGCATCTCGTGTCCGCCGACTATCTCGCCCTGCTTCTACGGCGTCGATACGCCCTCGAAGAAGGACCTGATTGCGGCGAACAAGTCGATTGAAGAGATATGCAAGTTCATCGAAGCCGATTCGCTGGCATACCTCTCGCTCGTCGGGCTGACGCACTCCTGCACCGAGGGCGAGCCAGTCGATGGCCTTTCGCCGGGCGACTTCTGCACCGCCTGCTATACCGGCGACTACCCGACGCAGTGGGTCGATGTCAGCGAGATCCTTCCTGCGACGACCGCGGTTTAG
- a CDS encoding ArnT family glycosyltransferase, with translation MGNLQSSSEPRARLHSAQCAVSTLLAVLLASAVLLSLLGHKLLTDWDEGIYAEIAREMQGRSWLVPQWNFQPWFEKPPLMFWITASFFKLFGVNEFWARAGSALSGVAIVGLLHGWLVRRGDRLAAWLSTLLLLTTFGFLHVARVGEVDVLLSLGCVAAVRGLADVADHRGQGWYWFWGGLAAALMTKSTASITVALTGILVVAVGRWGRSYFRTEFWLGVAGFLAAVVPWHLAIWHQFWLGVAGFLAAVVPWHLAIWHRFGNAFVSAYLGFHTLTRATEQIEGHITHWWFYLWVILVSASPWVLLFPGAIAQAFKRVELRPWAIFALVEIVFFSIVQTRLPHYIAPAYPALALVSAVYWADWLRQFAGRHPWTPQGFWLRVGLVAMAAWGIGALLTATPRKHLHSEWVNGRITHEEKESLVLLRDAFRTPQPEGPVLVWRESQPRSIATALFYTHRPVQQVQLQPLPADAVRDKYDFNPTMLDAAVMEQPRVILLEKSLVSRIPPGMEYTPIARGMQVELGTIRRAR, from the coding sequence ATGGGCAATCTTCAGAGCAGTTCCGAACCGAGGGCCCGGCTGCACAGTGCCCAATGCGCCGTCTCGACCCTGTTGGCGGTCCTGCTCGCCTCGGCGGTCCTGCTGTCGCTATTGGGTCACAAGCTGCTAACTGACTGGGACGAAGGCATCTACGCCGAGATCGCCCGCGAGATGCAGGGGCGGAGCTGGTTGGTGCCGCAATGGAATTTCCAGCCATGGTTTGAGAAGCCTCCGCTGATGTTCTGGATAACAGCCAGCTTCTTCAAGCTGTTTGGAGTCAACGAATTCTGGGCGCGGGCCGGGTCGGCACTTTCCGGCGTCGCCATCGTCGGCCTGCTGCATGGCTGGCTGGTGCGGCGCGGTGACCGGTTGGCCGCGTGGCTCAGCACCTTGCTCCTGCTCACGACCTTCGGCTTTCTGCATGTTGCGCGCGTGGGCGAGGTGGATGTTCTGCTCTCGCTCGGATGCGTCGCGGCGGTGCGCGGACTGGCTGACGTTGCAGACCACCGGGGGCAGGGCTGGTACTGGTTCTGGGGCGGGCTTGCTGCAGCGCTGATGACGAAAAGCACAGCCAGCATCACCGTGGCGTTGACCGGGATTCTCGTCGTTGCAGTTGGACGCTGGGGACGCTCGTACTTCCGCACAGAGTTTTGGCTCGGGGTGGCCGGATTTCTCGCAGCCGTCGTGCCGTGGCACCTGGCGATATGGCACCAGTTTTGGCTCGGGGTGGCCGGATTTCTCGCAGCCGTCGTGCCGTGGCACCTGGCGATATGGCACCGGTTCGGCAACGCATTTGTCTCTGCATACCTCGGTTTCCATACACTGACCCGCGCAACCGAGCAGATCGAAGGACACATCACGCACTGGTGGTTTTATCTGTGGGTGATTCTCGTCTCTGCTTCGCCCTGGGTATTGTTGTTCCCCGGGGCCATCGCACAGGCTTTCAAGCGAGTCGAGCTGCGGCCGTGGGCGATCTTCGCTCTCGTTGAGATCGTCTTCTTCTCGATCGTGCAGACGCGCCTGCCGCACTACATCGCCCCTGCGTACCCGGCGCTTGCATTGGTCAGCGCTGTCTATTGGGCAGACTGGCTGCGCCAGTTTGCCGGCAGACATCCGTGGACGCCGCAAGGCTTCTGGCTGCGGGTCGGTCTCGTGGCAATGGCAGCATGGGGAATCGGCGCACTGCTCACCGCAACGCCGCGTAAGCATCTCCATTCGGAGTGGGTGAACGGACGCATCACCCATGAGGAGAAGGAATCACTCGTGCTGCTCCGCGACGCCTTCCGTACGCCACAGCCGGAAGGCCCGGTACTGGTGTGGCGCGAGAGCCAGCCGCGCTCTATCGCGACTGCCCTCTTTTATACGCACAGGCCGGTGCAGCAGGTGCAACTCCAGCCACTGCCTGCAGACGCTGTCCGCGATAAGTACGACTTCAATCCAACGATGCTCGACGCCGCAGTGATGGAGCAGCCGCGAGTGATTCTTTTAGAGAAGAGTCTTGTAAGCAGAATCCCGCCAGGCATGGAATACACACCAATCGCACGTGGGATGCAGGTCGAGCTGGGCACGATTCGGCGCGCTCGCTAA
- a CDS encoding DUF6152 family protein, with protein sequence MKAKFSLFLAAAMTAASIGSTPAYAHHSFAAEFDGSKPVRLVGKITRVEWTNPHSYFYVDVTDANGKVTNWGCEGAGPGALSRRGWKKGDLKLGDSIVVDGYRAKDGSHLIDARRVTFPDGRTVYGGTPGDGGPGDNGTDQGALPGTPAKK encoded by the coding sequence ATGAAAGCGAAATTTTCGTTATTTCTTGCAGCGGCGATGACAGCCGCGTCTATCGGCAGCACGCCAGCCTACGCTCACCACTCCTTCGCAGCAGAGTTCGACGGCTCGAAGCCCGTACGCCTCGTCGGCAAGATCACCCGCGTGGAATGGACGAATCCGCACTCCTACTTCTATGTTGACGTCACCGATGCGAATGGCAAAGTCACCAACTGGGGATGCGAAGGTGCCGGCCCGGGAGCATTAAGCCGGCGCGGCTGGAAGAAGGGCGACCTGAAGCTCGGCGACTCGATCGTAGTCGATGGCTATCGTGCCAAGGACGGCTCACACCTTATCGATGCGCGGCGCGTCACCTTTCCCGATGGGCGCACCGTCTACGGAGGCACGCCTGGCGATGGAGGCCCCGGCGACAACGGCACCGATCAAGGCGCTCTGCCGGGTACACCTGCAAAGAAATAA
- the dut gene encoding dUTP diphosphatase produces the protein MSEVRIGVKKLLPQAQLPRYAHVGEYGDLAADLYAAEALTIAPGAPVLVPTGVAMEFPSTHGALVEDRSGLAVKGITTLAGVIDPGYRGEIRVVVTNLSANPVEVKVGDRIAQLRIVRRIEAEFVEVAELGEAARGAGGFGSTGV, from the coding sequence TTGAGCGAAGTACGCATTGGTGTGAAGAAGCTGCTGCCGCAGGCGCAACTGCCGCGGTATGCCCATGTAGGCGAGTACGGCGATCTGGCGGCGGACCTCTACGCTGCCGAGGCGCTGACGATCGCGCCGGGAGCCCCCGTGCTGGTGCCGACCGGTGTGGCGATGGAGTTCCCCTCGACGCACGGCGCGCTGGTTGAGGACCGTTCGGGGCTGGCAGTGAAAGGGATTACAACGTTGGCCGGTGTGATCGATCCCGGCTATCGTGGCGAGATTCGTGTCGTGGTCACGAATCTGAGTGCGAACCCGGTCGAGGTCAAGGTTGGCGACCGCATCGCGCAGCTCCGAATCGTGCGCCGCATCGAGGCAGAGTTTGTCGAGGTTGCCGAGCTGGGCGAAGCCGCACGCGGCGCCGGAGGCTTCGGCAGCACCGGCGTTTAG
- a CDS encoding DUF6644 family protein → MHSWFVALAHSSLGQFMQNSKWGFALVETVHLIALAILGGSVLILDLRLLGVLFKRESAPAIGRDLGRLLLGSLVLLIVSGVAMLSEEALKCYYNPAFRWKMALLAAAVVFYFTLHRRAVIRTGDGPPTFSTRAAAIVSLALWLGVGVAGRAIGLI, encoded by the coding sequence ATGCATTCGTGGTTCGTCGCTCTCGCTCACTCTTCGCTCGGCCAGTTCATGCAGAACTCCAAGTGGGGATTTGCGCTGGTCGAAACCGTCCATCTGATCGCACTGGCCATCCTCGGCGGCTCGGTGCTGATCCTCGATCTGCGTTTGCTGGGCGTATTGTTCAAGCGCGAATCGGCCCCTGCCATCGGGCGAGATCTCGGCAGGCTGCTTCTCGGCAGCCTCGTTCTGCTGATCGTCTCAGGCGTTGCGATGTTGTCGGAGGAGGCGCTGAAGTGCTACTACAATCCGGCCTTTCGGTGGAAGATGGCTTTGCTTGCAGCGGCGGTCGTCTTCTATTTCACGCTGCATCGTCGAGCCGTGATCCGGACAGGAGATGGGCCGCCGACATTCAGTACACGCGCGGCTGCCATCGTCTCACTCGCACTCTGGCTTGGAGTCGGCGTCGCGGGGCGTGCAATAGGCCTGATCTAG